Proteins encoded together in one Bacteroides ovatus window:
- a CDS encoding N-6 DNA methylase — MAKYETPPPVRPLEKLITDFSYTNGLDPVNVFNDFLTYIIHGFSPGAPPLQSWKYKRQQNMKFMQMLTGWVRLMASRIKDDTSWYDPFGDLYMALVSKSAQQSQGQFFTPVHICDLMVLCTQTEEKKTGQRMGDPTCGSGRLLLAYHARNPGNYLIGEDINRTCCLMTVCNMLIHGCVGEVICHDSLNPGNFVDGWKVNPMLAWTGIPTVKRMNMKEYRAGRNLPASPYIIRKTMPAGGRKRKADSPPPLQTFSRCNNDIKYDTKPDHQHEK; from the coding sequence ATGGCAAAATACGAAACCCCTCCCCCGGTCCGTCCGCTTGAGAAGCTGATAACGGATTTCTCCTACACAAACGGACTCGATCCCGTCAATGTATTCAACGATTTCCTGACCTACATCATCCACGGGTTTTCTCCCGGTGCTCCCCCACTGCAGAGCTGGAAGTACAAACGGCAGCAGAACATGAAATTTATGCAAATGCTCACCGGGTGGGTACGGCTCATGGCAAGCCGGATAAAGGATGATACAAGCTGGTATGACCCTTTCGGGGATTTATATATGGCACTGGTTTCCAAAAGTGCCCAGCAGTCACAGGGACAATTCTTCACTCCGGTACATATCTGCGACCTCATGGTGCTGTGCACCCAAACGGAAGAAAAAAAGACCGGACAGAGGATGGGTGACCCGACCTGCGGAAGCGGAAGGCTGCTGCTGGCCTATCATGCACGGAATCCGGGAAACTACCTCATAGGGGAGGATATCAACCGGACCTGCTGCCTGATGACCGTATGCAATATGCTCATACACGGATGCGTAGGGGAAGTCATCTGCCATGACAGCCTGAATCCCGGAAACTTCGTGGACGGTTGGAAGGTCAATCCCATGCTTGCATGGACAGGCATACCCACGGTAAAAAGAATGAACATGAAGGAATACCGGGCAGGCAGGAATCTTCCAGCATCCCCTTATATCATACGAAAAACGATGCCAGCGGGTGGCAGGAAGCGTAAGGCGGATTCCCCTCCGCCTTTACAGACGTTTTCAAGATGTAATAACGACATAAAATATGATACCAAACCCGATCATCAGCATGAAAAATGA
- a CDS encoding DUF3872 domain-containing protein: protein MKKILDQIMILCCMAAALFCFTFCSDDLDIQQEYPFTVEAMPVADKIAGGQTVEIRLEITEEGNFSGTLYTLRYFQPDGNGLLKLEDGTVLKPNDRYLLSEKKFRLYYTSRSTNEAQTIDLYFENNWQDVRQLSFSFNNRNDGAEKTEGGVRAQ, encoded by the coding sequence ATGAAAAAGATACTTGATCAGATAATGATATTGTGCTGCATGGCAGCCGCCTTGTTTTGTTTTACCTTTTGTAGTGATGACCTGGATATTCAGCAGGAATATCCGTTCACGGTAGAGGCGATGCCCGTAGCGGACAAGATAGCCGGCGGCCAGACGGTGGAAATCCGTCTGGAAATTACCGAAGAGGGCAATTTTTCCGGAACGCTTTATACTCTCCGCTATTTCCAGCCTGACGGGAATGGATTGTTGAAGCTGGAAGACGGTACGGTTCTGAAACCCAATGACCGCTATTTATTGAGTGAGAAGAAGTTCCGGTTGTATTACACTTCAAGGAGTACGAATGAGGCACAAACGATTGATTTGTACTTTGAAAATAACTGGCAGGATGTCCGGCAGCTGAGTTTCAGTTTCAATAACAGGAATGACGGGGCGGAGAAAACGGAAGGAGGAGTCCGTGCCCAGTAA
- a CDS encoding conjugal transfer protein TraO, whose amino-acid sequence MRMTGKFVLLLAAMLALFLGQAQAQRCLPGMKGVQLMADMVDGFYCGKDRNDTGFAFGLAVSTYAKGGNKWVSGIEIMWRYYPYRNTRIPLEQYTAEGGYYYNFFSDPGKNVFLNIGASGLMGYETVNGGKGLLFDGAVLKKHESFIYGGAVILEAETYLSDKVVLLLRLRERVLWGSAAKHFHTQYGLGIKYIL is encoded by the coding sequence ATGAGAATGACCGGAAAATTTGTGTTGTTGCTTGCGGCTATGCTTGCCCTGTTTCTGGGGCAGGCGCAGGCCCAACGCTGCCTGCCGGGTATGAAAGGTGTGCAGCTAATGGCGGATATGGTTGACGGTTTTTATTGCGGGAAGGACCGTAATGATACGGGATTCGCTTTCGGACTTGCCGTTTCTACCTATGCCAAGGGAGGAAATAAATGGGTATCGGGCATTGAAATCATGTGGCGGTATTATCCTTACCGTAATACACGTATCCCTTTGGAGCAGTATACTGCGGAAGGCGGCTACTATTACAATTTCTTTTCCGACCCGGGGAAAAATGTATTTCTGAATATTGGTGCTTCAGGATTGATGGGGTATGAAACTGTAAACGGTGGAAAGGGACTGCTCTTTGACGGTGCCGTCCTGAAAAAACATGAATCGTTCATTTATGGCGGTGCAGTGATACTGGAAGCGGAAACTTATCTTTCAGACAAGGTCGTCCTGTTACTGCGTCTTCGTGAACGTGTTCTTTGGGGGAGTGCCGCAAAGCACTTCCATACCCAATATGGTTTGGGAATAAAATACATTTTATAA
- the traN gene encoding conjugative transposon protein TraN gives MKKILMMFFALMTGVTAASAQLSSGDFFEGLSRKIGFSRMIVPHGLEITYDKTVHVIFPSPIKYVDLGSTNLIAGKADAAENVIRVKAAKKHFRDETNMSVITEDGNFYTFNVRYADEPLLLNVEMCDFIHDGETVNRPNNAMEIYLQELGNESPRLVRLIMKSVHRQDKRRVRHIGCKRFGVQFLLRGLYTHNDLLYFHTQLRNETNVPFDVDFVTFKIVDKKIVKRTAMQEQVIYPLRACNYVTRVDGKSSERTVFALPKFTIPEDKKLVVEMYEKQGGRHQMFEVDNEDLVRAEPVNELKVR, from the coding sequence ATGAAAAAGATTCTGATGATGTTTTTTGCCCTGATGACGGGTGTGACGGCTGCCAGTGCGCAGTTGAGTAGCGGGGATTTTTTTGAGGGACTGAGTCGCAAGATCGGCTTTAGCCGGATGATAGTCCCGCACGGGCTGGAAATCACTTATGATAAAACGGTACATGTGATATTTCCTTCCCCGATCAAGTATGTGGACTTGGGGTCCACCAATCTGATAGCCGGAAAGGCGGATGCGGCGGAGAACGTGATCCGTGTGAAAGCTGCTAAAAAGCATTTCCGGGATGAGACGAACATGAGCGTGATCACTGAAGATGGAAATTTTTACACGTTCAATGTCAGGTATGCGGATGAACCGCTCCTGCTGAACGTGGAGATGTGCGATTTCATCCATGACGGTGAAACGGTGAACCGTCCGAACAATGCCATGGAAATCTATTTGCAGGAACTTGGCAATGAGTCCCCGCGTCTGGTACGCCTGATTATGAAGTCCGTGCACAGGCAGGACAAAAGGCGGGTCAGACATATCGGCTGTAAACGTTTCGGGGTCCAGTTCCTGCTTAGGGGGCTTTATACCCATAATGACCTGCTGTACTTTCATACACAGCTAAGGAATGAGACGAATGTCCCGTTTGATGTGGATTTCGTGACCTTCAAGATTGTCGACAAAAAGATCGTGAAACGTACCGCCATGCAGGAACAGGTGATCTATCCTTTGCGTGCCTGCAACTATGTGACCCGTGTGGATGGAAAGTCCTCGGAACGTACGGTGTTCGCGTTACCCAAATTTACGATACCGGAGGACAAGAAACTGGTGGTGGAGATGTATGAGAAACAGGGAGGACGCCACCAGATGTTTGAGGTGGATAATGAGGACCTTGTGCGTGCTGAACCCGTCAACGAATTGAAGGTACGATGA
- the traM gene encoding conjugative transposon protein TraM: MIMDIQKIRTLLGLSADRPLSPEEKRRRTRYIVYPAMCLLFAGSLWLIYSPLEKERAAEEKEKGFNTDIPSPGQQRMDGNKVDAYEREELEKKDKYRKNAFQEMASLFGSSGKDTVHLPEGMAELPVEEADNPSTGSHNTVHSSAGAYRNMNRTLDNFYTRAENSERNELLRRIEELEHERQMKKPSQETTMEEKMALMEKSYELAARYNGKQAATTSPAMDKRQRTAVKPVKQVRHQVVSSLSQPASNGESGNGFAGERNVGFNTPVGKVLTSDRNTIPACVHGTQTVSDGQALRIRLLEPMVVDDLFIPKGTILTGGARMEGERLDILVQAVEYKGTVIPVELEVYDADGQRGIPVPNSMEYDAAREIAANMGTSMNGSINISTDAGAQIASDLGKGVIQGVSGYVAKKMRTVKVTLKAGHRLLLHSPEQ, from the coding sequence ATGATTATGGACATTCAGAAAATCAGGACACTGTTAGGCTTGTCTGCTGACAGACCTTTGAGTCCGGAGGAAAAACGCAGGCGTACCAGGTATATTGTTTATCCCGCCATGTGCCTGCTCTTTGCAGGTTCGTTATGGCTGATTTATTCGCCGTTGGAGAAGGAGAGGGCGGCGGAGGAGAAAGAGAAGGGATTCAATACGGATATTCCCTCCCCCGGACAGCAAAGGATGGACGGCAACAAGGTGGACGCTTATGAGCGTGAAGAATTGGAGAAAAAGGATAAGTACCGTAAAAATGCATTTCAGGAGATGGCTTCGCTGTTCGGCAGTTCCGGTAAGGATACGGTGCACCTGCCTGAAGGCATGGCGGAATTACCGGTGGAAGAGGCGGATAACCCCTCTACAGGTTCCCATAATACTGTCCATTCTTCTGCCGGTGCCTATCGTAACATGAACCGTACGCTGGATAATTTTTATACCCGTGCGGAGAACTCCGAAAGGAATGAACTGCTCCGACGTATCGAAGAGCTGGAGCATGAACGGCAGATGAAAAAGCCGTCGCAGGAGACTACGATGGAAGAGAAAATGGCGCTGATGGAGAAATCCTATGAACTGGCTGCCCGATACAACGGGAAACAGGCGGCGACGACTTCTCCGGCAATGGATAAAAGGCAGCGGACGGCTGTCAAACCGGTAAAACAGGTCCGGCATCAGGTGGTGTCTTCCCTGTCACAACCCGCGAGCAACGGGGAATCCGGAAACGGATTTGCGGGGGAAAGGAATGTAGGGTTCAATACTCCTGTGGGGAAAGTGCTGACTTCTGACAGGAATACCATTCCTGCCTGTGTACACGGTACACAGACTGTTTCGGACGGTCAGGCGCTACGTATCCGCCTGCTGGAACCGATGGTGGTCGATGACCTGTTTATTCCTAAGGGGACGATCCTGACCGGCGGAGCCCGTATGGAAGGTGAACGGCTTGATATCCTTGTTCAGGCGGTTGAATATAAAGGTACGGTTATTCCTGTAGAACTGGAGGTTTACGATGCGGACGGCCAGCGGGGAATACCGGTCCCCAACTCGATGGAGTATGATGCGGCACGTGAGATAGCGGCAAATATGGGAACCTCCATGAACGGCAGTATCAATATCTCTACGGATGCCGGGGCGCAGATCGCTTCGGACCTGGGAAAAGGAGTGATACAGGGCGTGTCGGGATATGTCGCTAAAAAGATGCGGACGGTGAAGGTCACTCTGAAAGCAGGACACAGGCTGTTGCTTCATTCTCCCGAACAGTGA
- a CDS encoding TraL conjugative transposon family protein, producing MRRRKYPWKQADILIHRYCRRLTTGQRLAVIAVAFALFMAGCLYMLLSSLLGFGETGGGLQIEHIRPLDIKPEKDTTIHFKDYYDYGHSENQDTVRLVC from the coding sequence ATGAGAAGAAGAAAATACCCGTGGAAACAGGCGGACATCCTGATACACCGATACTGCCGCAGACTGACGACAGGGCAGCGGTTGGCTGTCATCGCCGTTGCATTTGCCCTGTTTATGGCAGGCTGCCTGTATATGCTCCTCTCTTCCCTTTTGGGTTTCGGAGAAACGGGCGGGGGATTGCAAATTGAGCATATCCGCCCTTTGGATATAAAGCCGGAGAAAGATACAACCATTCACTTTAAAGACTATTATGATTATGGACATTCAGAAAATCAGGACACTGTTAGGCTTGTCTGCTGA
- the traK gene encoding conjugative transposon protein TraK, with translation MEFKSLTNIESSFRRIRLMLAAFVCCCTLITGYSLWSSYSFAEKQREKIYVLDGGKSLMLALSQDLSQNRPAEAREHVRRFHELFFSLSPQKDAIEHNIHRALLLADKSAYHYYVDLAEKGYYNRLISGNINQVVQVDSVSCDFNSYPYKARTYARQMIIRESNVTERSLVTECRLQNAVRSDDNPNGFIIEHFTIMENKDLRSADR, from the coding sequence ATGGAATTCAAGTCATTGACCAATATTGAAAGCAGCTTCAGGCGTATCCGCTTGATGCTGGCAGCCTTTGTATGCTGCTGCACGCTCATTACTGGCTATTCGTTGTGGAGTTCCTACAGTTTTGCCGAGAAGCAGCGTGAAAAGATCTATGTGCTGGACGGCGGCAAGTCGCTGATGCTTGCGCTCTCGCAGGATCTTTCCCAGAACCGTCCGGCGGAAGCCAGGGAGCATGTGAGGCGCTTCCATGAACTCTTCTTCAGCCTTTCACCGCAGAAGGACGCCATCGAGCACAATATCCACCGGGCTCTGCTGCTGGCTGACAAGAGTGCCTACCATTATTATGTGGACCTTGCCGAGAAAGGGTATTACAACCGTCTGATTTCGGGTAACATCAATCAGGTTGTCCAGGTGGACAGCGTGTCTTGCGACTTCAACAGTTATCCCTATAAGGCGAGGACGTATGCCCGGCAGATGATCATCCGTGAGAGCAACGTGACGGAGCGCAGCCTGGTGACGGAGTGTCGGCTTCAGAATGCTGTCAGGTCGGATGACAATCCGAACGGGTTCATTATCGAGCATTTTACCATTATGGAAAACAAGGATTTAAGGAGTGCCGACCGATGA
- the traJ gene encoding conjugative transposon protein TraJ, with product MVLLSIDFASLHTILESLYNEMMPLCEDMLGVAKGVAGLGALFYVALRVWQSMARAEPVDVYPLLRPFALGICILLFPTLVLGTMNSILSPIVQGTHRMLEGQTLDMQQYRAQKDRLEREAMMRNPETAYLVSDEEFDRQLDELGWSPGDAATRLGMYMEVGMYNLEKSIRDAFRSLLELLFAAASLLIDTVRTFFLVVLSVLGPIAFAISVWDGLQSTLGQWFTRYISVYLWLPVSDLFSCMLAKIQVLMLQNDIAELQGNPDYSLDNSNCVYIIFMLIGIVGYFTVPTVSGWIVQAGGGGNYSRNLNRTATKAGGFTAGAGGAALGNIGGRIRGK from the coding sequence ATGGTACTGTTGTCGATAGATTTTGCCAGCCTCCATACGATACTGGAGAGTCTGTACAATGAGATGATGCCTCTTTGCGAGGACATGCTGGGTGTGGCGAAGGGCGTTGCAGGACTGGGTGCCCTGTTTTATGTCGCCCTCCGCGTCTGGCAGTCAATGGCCCGTGCCGAGCCGGTGGACGTCTATCCGCTGCTTCGCCCTTTTGCGCTGGGTATCTGTATCCTGCTGTTTCCGACACTGGTGCTGGGAACGATGAACAGTATTTTAAGTCCCATTGTGCAGGGGACCCACAGGATGCTGGAAGGGCAGACACTGGACATGCAGCAGTACAGGGCGCAGAAAGATCGGCTGGAGAGGGAGGCCATGATGCGCAATCCCGAAACCGCCTATCTGGTCAGTGATGAGGAGTTTGACCGCCAGCTGGACGAGCTCGGCTGGTCTCCGGGAGACGCCGCCACCCGTCTGGGAATGTATATGGAAGTGGGCATGTATAATCTGGAGAAGAGTATCCGTGACGCTTTCCGCAGCCTGCTGGAATTGCTTTTTGCAGCCGCTTCGTTGCTGATAGATACGGTAAGGACCTTTTTCCTGGTGGTACTTTCCGTGCTGGGTCCGATAGCCTTCGCCATTTCGGTGTGGGACGGCTTGCAGTCCACGCTCGGGCAGTGGTTCACAAGATATATATCGGTCTACTTGTGGCTTCCTGTCAGCGACTTGTTCAGTTGCATGCTTGCCAAGATACAGGTGCTCATGCTTCAGAACGATATTGCCGAACTGCAGGGAAATCCCGATTATTCACTGGACAATTCGAACTGTGTGTACATCATTTTCATGTTGATCGGGATTGTCGGTTATTTTACCGTTCCGACCGTTTCCGGCTGGATTGTCCAGGCGGGAGGTGGCGGCAACTATTCCCGCAATCTGAACCGTACGGCGACTAAAGCCGGTGGTTTCACTGCCGGTGCCGGCGGTGCGGCACTGGGTAATATCGGAGGGCGTATACGTGGAAAATAA
- a CDS encoding DUF4141 domain-containing protein, with the protein MRTGGIWKKASLVCTVFLLATVQSSAQWVVTDPGNLAQGIINMSDNIAHTSKTATNTAQSFSETVKIYEQSKKYYDALKSVNNLVRDARKVREIILMVGDVSDIYVTGFGRMMKDENFSVRELDAIASGYTKLLEESNGVLQDLKQVIDVSTLSMTDKDRMDVVDECYRDMRRYRNLVSYYTNRNIAVSYLRARKRNDMDRVMRLYGDETSRYW; encoded by the coding sequence ATGAGAACGGGAGGCATATGGAAAAAGGCAAGCCTTGTTTGTACGGTGTTTCTGCTGGCAACCGTACAGTCAAGCGCTCAGTGGGTGGTTACCGATCCCGGAAACCTGGCCCAGGGTATCATCAACATGTCGGACAATATTGCGCATACTTCCAAGACGGCCACGAACACCGCGCAGAGCTTTTCCGAAACGGTCAAGATCTATGAGCAGTCAAAAAAATACTATGACGCCCTTAAATCCGTGAATAACCTGGTGAGGGACGCCCGCAAGGTGCGTGAAATCATCCTGATGGTGGGTGACGTGTCGGATATCTATGTCACCGGCTTCGGCAGGATGATGAAGGATGAGAATTTCTCGGTAAGGGAACTGGACGCCATCGCTTCCGGTTATACGAAACTTCTGGAGGAGAGCAACGGCGTATTGCAGGATCTGAAGCAGGTAATCGATGTCAGCACCCTCTCCATGACGGACAAGGACCGCATGGACGTGGTGGATGAGTGTTACCGTGACATGCGCCGTTACCGGAACCTTGTCAGTTATTATACGAACAGGAATATCGCCGTGAGCTACCTGCGTGCCAGGAAGAGGAACGACATGGACCGCGTAATGAGGCTCTATGGTGATGAAACCTCCAGATACTGGTAG
- a CDS encoding DUF3876 domain-containing protein yields MRNRQLVRLAVCLVGMAAMVLQSCMEANGTDCDRLCGSWSSVEGKPDVLVYKEGGAYKVTVFSRSGKARVLKPRTYLLVEENGNLFINTGYRIDVSYNEATDVLTFSPHGDYVRNENRR; encoded by the coding sequence ATGAGAAACAGACAATTGGTGAGGCTGGCGGTATGCCTGGTCGGCATGGCCGCCATGGTATTGCAAAGTTGTATGGAAGCAAACGGAACGGATTGTGACAGACTCTGCGGTTCGTGGAGCAGCGTGGAGGGTAAGCCTGATGTGCTGGTCTACAAGGAAGGCGGAGCCTATAAGGTGACGGTCTTTTCCCGCAGCGGAAAGGCACGTGTCCTGAAACCGCGGACCTACCTGCTGGTCGAGGAGAACGGCAACCTTTTCATCAATACCGGATACCGCATTGACGTATCCTATAATGAAGCGACCGACGTGCTGACTTTTTCCCCTCACGGTGATTATGTACGTAATGAAAACAGACGATGA
- a CDS encoding reverse transcriptase/maturase family protein, with translation MRNPENVLNSLSKHSGNLNYKFERLYRVLFNEEMFYVAYQNIYSKTGNMTAGADGKTIDGMSIDRVEQLIGSLKNETYQPNPSKRTYIPKKNGKKRPLGIPSFDDKLVQEVVRMILEAIYEGSFEHTSHGFRPKRSCHTALIDIQKTFTAVKWFIEGDIKGFFDNINHDVLINILRERIADERFLRLIRKILNAGYVEDWVFHRTYSGTPQGGIISPILANIYLDKFDKYIKEYINRFNKGVTRKGDARYKLYEQRRYRLAKKLKNEKDVKVRKQMTAEIKRLREERNNYPARNEMDSSIKRLKYVRYADDFLIGITGNLEDCKTVKEDIKNYLNEALKLELSDEKTLITNAQKPAKFLGYDVFIRRCNDLRKDKYGKTVRAFGHKPVLYLNFETMRKKLFDYKAARIVVVNGKEVWKSIVRTYMLNLDDLEIVSQFNAEIRGFYNYYSIANNSYVINSFYHIMSYSMYKVFANKYKSSVKKILLKYKKNKVFQVAYENSKGKTLYQSFYHDGFKRKKVAGNIYCDTIPRTVSITGGRNSLMERLKLQVCELCGATDKLEMHHVRKLKDLKGKSDWEKKMIARRRKTLAVCSKCHAKIDPDRRIRLN, from the coding sequence ATGAGAAATCCAGAAAATGTGTTGAACAGTCTGAGTAAACACAGCGGTAACTTGAACTATAAGTTTGAGCGGCTGTATAGAGTGCTGTTTAACGAGGAAATGTTTTATGTAGCCTATCAGAATATTTACAGCAAGACAGGCAACATGACGGCAGGAGCCGATGGAAAAACCATTGACGGAATGAGCATTGACCGAGTTGAACAACTGATTGGCAGTCTTAAAAATGAGACTTATCAGCCTAATCCGTCCAAAAGGACGTACATACCTAAGAAAAACGGGAAAAAACGTCCGCTTGGCATACCCTCTTTTGATGATAAGCTGGTACAGGAAGTAGTCAGAATGATACTTGAAGCAATCTATGAAGGTAGTTTTGAACATACTTCACATGGGTTTCGTCCCAAACGAAGTTGTCATACTGCTCTTATAGATATACAAAAGACATTCACTGCCGTGAAATGGTTTATTGAAGGCGATATTAAAGGATTCTTCGACAATATCAATCATGACGTACTGATTAATATTCTTCGGGAACGTATCGCCGACGAGAGATTTTTGCGGCTTATCAGAAAAATCCTGAATGCCGGATATGTGGAAGACTGGGTATTTCATAGAACGTACAGTGGAACTCCGCAAGGCGGGATTATCAGCCCAATACTGGCTAACATCTACCTTGACAAGTTCGACAAGTACATCAAGGAATACATCAATCGGTTCAATAAAGGGGTAACAAGAAAAGGCGACGCTCGATACAAGCTCTACGAACAGCGAAGATACCGACTGGCAAAGAAACTAAAGAATGAGAAAGATGTAAAGGTAAGGAAACAGATGACCGCCGAAATTAAGCGGCTACGAGAAGAACGGAACAACTATCCGGCACGTAATGAAATGGACAGCAGTATCAAACGGTTAAAATACGTGAGATACGCAGATGACTTTCTGATTGGAATTACCGGTAATCTTGAAGACTGCAAAACAGTAAAAGAGGATATTAAGAATTATTTGAATGAAGCTCTTAAACTGGAACTGTCAGACGAAAAGACACTGATAACCAATGCGCAGAAACCGGCGAAATTTCTCGGATATGACGTATTTATACGTAGGTGTAACGATTTACGTAAGGATAAGTACGGTAAAACGGTTCGTGCATTCGGACACAAGCCTGTATTGTACCTGAATTTTGAAACGATGCGGAAAAAACTCTTTGATTATAAAGCCGCAAGAATCGTGGTCGTCAATGGCAAAGAGGTTTGGAAATCCATCGTCAGAACGTACATGCTGAACTTGGATGACTTGGAAATAGTCAGTCAGTTCAATGCCGAAATCCGAGGGTTCTATAATTACTACTCAATAGCCAATAACAGCTATGTCATCAATTCTTTCTATCACATTATGTCATACAGCATGTATAAGGTATTTGCGAACAAATACAAATCATCTGTAAAGAAAATACTTCTGAAATATAAAAAGAACAAGGTTTTCCAAGTGGCATATGAAAATAGTAAGGGTAAGACACTTTACCAATCATTTTATCATGATGGTTTCAAACGCAAAAAGGTTGCAGGGAATATTTACTGTGACACTATTCCACGGACAGTTTCCATAACAGGTGGACGTAACAGCCTTATGGAAAGGCTGAAGCTCCAAGTCTGCGAATTATGCGGTGCTACCGATAAACTCGAAATGCATCACGTTCGCAAACTTAAAGACCTGAAAGGTAAATCCGACTGGGAAAAGAAAATGATAGCTCGAAGACGAAAAACTTTGGCTGTCTGCTCAAAGTGTCATGCAAAAATAGACCCCGACCGAAGAATCAGACTGAATTAA